Proteins encoded within one genomic window of Trichoderma asperellum chromosome 2, complete sequence:
- the TRM10 gene encoding tRNA (guanine(9)-N(1))-methyltransferase (BUSCO:EOG092D48MS) has protein sequence MSSSEPAEALSKPEETQPPQPPSEPMDTQPDQAATSNPPPMSKNALKRLRKQEEWDAGKDDRRKRRKEKRHERKARVRTERAALIAQGVDPAELKKKKQVSTLAPVGIIVDCDFEDYMMDKERVSLSSQVTRAYSDNKAARYRSHLWVAGFNKGIAKRFHEVLGDQHKNWKGIWFDEGDYISCAAKIRERMSAADGSGGEMIESLQRSLDEPSAWTRDETDPFPIPGPEPPMDEANKDVVYLSSDSPYTLERLEPNTCYVVGGLVDKNREKGLCYRRAREKGIRTARLPIGQFMVMQSRQVLATNHVVEIMLKWLECGDWGQAFLSVIPKRKGGRLRDENAESEAGDGEGEEREEDEDEDEVEVEKGAEASETKEEDVEVEASTTVGDESKSGADEAKETQS, from the coding sequence ATGAGTTCATCAGAACCAGCCGAGGCTTTATCCAAGCCTGAAGAAACAcaacctcctcagcctccttcAGAACCAATGGACACTCAACCAGACCAAGCCGCTACATCAAACCCACCGCCAATGTCCAAAAACGCCCTCAAACGTCTCCGCAAGCAGGAAGAATGGGACGCCGGCAAGGACGACCGCCGCAAGCGCCGCAAGGAGAAACGCCACGAGCGAAAAGCTCGCGTCCGCACTGAGCGCGCCGCCCTCATCGCGCAGGGCGTCGATCCTGCAgagctcaagaagaagaagcaggttTCTACGCTGGCGCCTGTGGGGATCATTGTCGACTGCGACTTTGAGGATTACATGATGGACAAGGAGCGCGTTTCTCTGTCCAGCCAGGTCACGAGGGCGTACTCTGACAACAAGGCGGCGAGATACCGTTCGCATCTCTGGGTGGCGGGCTTCAACAAGGGGATTGCAAAGCGGTTTCACGAAGTGCTAGGTGATCAGCACAAGAACTGGAAGGGCATTTGGTTCGATGAGGGCGATTATATCAGCTGCGCGGCTAAGATCCGTGAACGGATGAGCGCTGCTGATGGCAGTGGCGGAGAAATGATTGAGTCGCTGCAGCGCAGCCTCGACGAGCCCTCGGCATGGACTCGTGATGAAACCGACCCTTTCCCCATTCCTGGGCCGGAACCTCCCATGGACGAGGCGAACAAGGACGTCGTGTACCTGTCATCTGACTCTCCTTACACACTCGAGCGCCTGGAGCCAAACACATGCTACGTCGTGGGCGGGCTGGTCGATAAGAACCGTGAAAAGGGCCTCTGCTACAGACGCGCGCGGGAAAAGGGCATTCGCACGGCGAGATTGCCGATTGGCCAGTTTATGGTGATGCAGAGCCGACAAGTGTTGGCGACGAACCATGTAGTTGAGATTATGCTCAAGTGGCTGGAGTGTGGTGATTGGGGCCAGGCATTTTTGAGCGTGATTCCTAAGAGGAAGGGCGGAAGACTGAGAGATGAGAATGCCGAGTCAGAGGCTGGGGATGGtgaaggggaagaaagagaagaggacgaggacgaagatgaggttGAGGTTGAAAAAGGGGCAGAAGCATCAGAAACTAAGGAAGAGGATGTGGAAGTTGAGGCATCAACTACCGTTGGAGATGAGAGCAAATCAGGAGCTGATGAAGCGAAAGAAACACAATCATAG
- a CDS encoding uncharacterized protein (BUSCO:EOG092D1Q7K) has translation MPHSISPNPIKDEPMDGAAGICSDAAPVKTPADDDVDMNDESQAEVPPAGQAEEAKKEVKLDELFADEDSDEEFPSSAPVKREGASSPARAASPSDIPASDPEVMRSFYQRLFPWRQLFQWLNHSPTPTNDFGNREFAFTLQNDAYLRYQSFATADLLRKDVLRLMPSRFEIGPVYSTNPRDRKTLRNSSAFKPLSKELCFDIDLTDYDDIRTCCDKATICNKCWQFMTMAIKVVDVALREDFGFKHIMWVYSGRRGAHAWVCDKKARSMDDQKRRAIANYLEVIKGGSQSGKKVNVKRPLHPHLSRSLDILKTHFQEDVLDVQDPWATAEQAEKLLQLLPDRNLNDSLRRKWEAAPGRSSTSKWADIDAVAKTGASKHLDSRALLEAKQDIVLEYTYPRLDIEVSKKLNHLLKSPFVVHPGTGRVCVPIDTKALEDFDPLGVPTVQSLLAEIDAWKGGEDGEEGDDKSKVNVADWEKTSLKPYVDQFRTFVSGIIKDEGIAKVKREREDDSMDF, from the exons ATGCCGCATTCAATCTCTCCCAATCCCATCAAGGACGAGCCAATGGACGGCGCCGCAGGAATTTGCAGTGATGCTGCCCCAGTAAAGACACCCGCAGATGACGATGTCGACATGAATGACGAGTCGCAGGCGGAGGTGCCACCTGCGGGCCAAGCTgaggaggcaaagaaggaagTCAAATTGGACGAGTTATTCGCAGATGAGGATTCAGACGAAGAGTTTCCAAGCTCAGCACCCGTTAAGCGCGAGGGCGCAAGCTCACCTGCACGAGCAGCTTCACCTTC AGATATCCCCGCTTCCGACCCCGAAGTCATGCGCAGCTTTTACCAGCGACTCTTCCCCTGGCGACAGCTTTTCCAGTGGCTGAACCACAGCCCGACGCCTACAAACGACTTTGGTAATCGCGAATTTGCCTTCACCCTTCAGAATGATGCATACCTGCGTTACCAGTCTTTTGCAACTGCAGATCT GCTACGAAAAGACGTCCTCCGTCTCATGCCCTCCCGTTTCGAAATTGGCCCTGTCTATTCAACAAACCCCCGAGATCGAAAAACCTTGCGCAATTCCTCCGCCTTCAAGCCTCTTTCAAAAGAACTTTGCTTTGATATCGATTTGACAGACTATGATGATATTCGAACATGCTGCGACAAGGCGACCATTTGCAACAAGTGCTGGCAATTCATGACCATGGCCATCAAGGTTGTCGATGTGGCCCTGAGAGAAGACTTTGGTTTCAAGCACATCATGTGGGTATACTCCGGACGAAGAGGTGCTCACGCATGGGTTTGCGATAAGAAGGCTCGGTCAATGGACGACCAGAAGCGCAGGGCTATAGCAAATTACTTGGAAGTCATCAAGGGTGGTTCACAAAGCGGCAAAAAGGTCAATGTCAAGAGACCTCTGCACCCCCACCTTAG CCGGAGTCTCGATATTCTCAAAACCCACTTCCAAGAGGACGTGTTAGATGTCCAAGATCCTTGGGCAACAGCCGAACAAGCTGAGAAGCTACTGCAACTTCTTCCAGATCGTAACCTAAACGATTCATTACGGCGCAAATGGGAAGCAGCCCCTGGACGATCGTCCACATCGAAATGGGCAGACATCGACGCTGTAGCCAAGACTGGTGCAAGCAAGCATTTAGATTCAAGAGCACTACTCGAAGCTAAACAAGATATTGTGCTGGAGTACACCTATCCTCGTCTCGATATCGAAGTCAGCAAGAAACTAAACCATTTGCTCAAAAGCCCCTTTGTTGTGCATCCAGGCACAGGACGAGTCTGTGTACCCATCGACACAAAGGCACTTGAAGACTTTGACCCTCTTGGTGTGCCAACTGTACAGAGTCTGCTGGCAGAGATTGATGCCTGGAAGGGTGGGGAGGATGGTGAAGAGGGCGATGACAAGTCTAAAGTCAACGTTGCAGACTGGGAAAAGACCAGCCTGAAGCCCTACGTCGATCAGTTTAGAACGTTTGTATCAGGAATTATCAAGGACGAAGGAATTGCAAAGGTtaagagagagcgagaggacGACTCAATGGATTTTTAA
- a CDS encoding uncharacterized protein (EggNog:ENOG41~TransMembrane:3 (o45-66i78-97o103-120i)), with protein sequence MAKPYVPHDVLDETAKTSLVGLGSGFFIAAVQNAMSRRNVGALSVFTRGAPIIGICAAGPGAYAFFSRTMMNLREKEDAWAAAFGGFMCGSVLGLPFKRTPVMFALGAFVGTAQGLFHVAGGRLDSFYKEEDEFERKEIIRRTTRVPVEQTIAELGEGRGIRPPGYEERRRERIKEKYGFEVNPVSATAEGSQ encoded by the exons ATGGCGAAGCCTTACGTGCCCCATGACGTCCTTGACGAGACGGCCAAGACCTCATTAGTCGGCCTGGGAAGCGGCTTCTTCATTGCGGCCGTCCAGAATGCCATGTCGAGGCGCAACGTCGGCGCTTTGAGCGTCTTTACGCGGGGAGCTCCCATCATTGGCATTTGCG CTGCGGGTCCCGGTGCCtatgctttcttctcccgaACGATGATGAACCTGCGTGAGAAGGAGGATGCTTGGGCCGCCGCCTTCGGAGGTTTCATGTGCGGCAGTGTTCTCGGCCTTCCTT TCAAGCGTACTCCTGTCATGTTCGCTCTTGGTGCTTTTGTCGGTACCGCTCAGGGTCTTTTCCACGTTGCTGGCGGCCGACTAGACAGCTTCTacaaggaggaggatgagttTGAGCGTAAGGAGATTATCCGACGGACAACCCGTGTGCCCGTTGAGCAGACCATTGCTGAGCTTGGTGAGGGACGAG GCATTCGTCCTCCCGGATATGAAGAGCGGAGACGAGAGCGTATCAAGGAGAAGTATGGCTTCGAGGTTAACCCTGTGAGCGCCACGGCTGAGGGCAGTCAAtaa
- a CDS encoding uncharacterized protein (EggNog:ENOG41), whose product MSKKTFTIKALQLEDVPEAAQLSSDAFLDDRQTQMKALGRNPFDMKKYHTESLPQMLKSPRCVVLKAVDDETGEFAGFCNWGLIGFSPDEMPVLEGRIQPLEKPITASTQQSEKDQSEKDEPASAEQRAPEAEDEPQDDPIKRLETLTSGDLDAWQKEVMPEGTKCLIVIGLSVSPKFQRRGIGSALLRWGTSICDQKGVFAWVHSSEPAWRIYEKAGFQVIRSLDVDLDEYAPCPPPNEGPDAKWGHYVFRYMKYFGAKN is encoded by the coding sequence ATGTCTAAGAAGACCTTTACCATTAAGGCGCTCCAACTCGAAGATGTGCCTGAAGCGGCTCAACTCAGCAGCGATGCTTTCCTAGACGATCGCCAAACTCAGATGAAAGCTCTTGGCCGGAATCCCTTCGACATGAAGAAATATCACACGGAAAGCCTCCCACAGATGCTGAAATCGCCTCGATGCGTGGTATTGAAAGCCGTTGACGATGAAACCGGAGAGTTTGCGGGCTTCTGCAATTGGGGGCTTATTGGGTTCTCACCCGACGAGATGCCAGTGTTGGAAGGCAGGATTCAGCCTCTCGAAAAGCCGATCACAGCTTCAACACAGCAGTCGGAGAAAGACCAATCCGAGAAGGACGAGCCAGCTTCAGCTGAGCAAAGGGCGCCAGAAGCAGAGGATGAACCACAGGATGATCCTATTAAGCGGCTCGAGACTCTTACAAGCGGCGACTTGGACGCATGGCAAAAGGAGGTGATGCCTGAAGGCACCAAATGTCTCATTGTCATTGGACTTTCTGTCTCACCAAAATTTCAGAGGCGAGGCATTGGCTCTGCGCTTCTACGCTGGGGAACGAGCATCTGCGATCAAAAGGGTGTTTTCGCATGGGTTCATTCGTCGGAGCCTGCGTGGAGGATATACGAGAAGGCAGGATTCCAGGTGATCCGCTCTCTGGATGTGGATTTGGACGAATACGCCCCGTGCCCTCCTCCAAACGAGGGTCCTGATGCTAAATGGGGCCATTATGTCTTCCGATACATGAAGTATTTTGGCGCCAAAAATTGA
- the MSH2 gene encoding MutS-like protein (BUSCO:EOG092D0CUX) translates to MASRPELKLDDEGGFIRFFKSLPDIGADAVRIFDRGDWYTAHGEDAMFIAKTVYKTTSVVRQLGKNDHTGLPSVTMTMTVFRQFLREALFKLGKRVEIWQSASGRMNWKCIKQASPGNLQDVEDELGGQIDSAPMIMAVKISAKASEARAVGVCFADASVRELGVSEFLDNDLYSNFEALLIQLGVRECLIQYDKNEKERERDPELAKLRQVINNCGVALAERPAGDFGIKDIEQDLARLLKDEKSVAMLPQTDLKLAMGSAACLIKYIGALQDPSNFGQYQLYQHDLAQYMKLDAAALKALNLMPGLRDGSKTMSIYGVLNHCKTPVGSRLLAQWLKQPLMSKSEIEKRQQLVEAFFTDTELRQTMQEEHLRSVPDLYRLSKKFQRGKANLEDVVRAYQVVIRLPGFIGTLEGIMDEAYKDPLDEAYTNKLRELSDSLGKLQEMVEQTVDLDALDRHEYIIKPEYDQSLRVIRKKLDRLDHDIRQEFQSAARDLGQEADKKIFLEANHKVHGVCMRLTRQEAGCIRGKSKYLECSTQKNGVYFTTKQLQAYRREYDQLSQNYNRTQSSLVNEVVQVASSYCPVLERLASVLAHLDVIVSLSHAAVHAPDAYVRPKIHARGEGQTKLLGARHPCMELQDDVQFITNDVELTRDKSSFIIITGPNMGGKSTYIRQAGVIALMAQVGSFVPCSEAELTIFDSILARVGASDSQLKGVSTFMAEMLETANILKSATAESLIIIDELGRGTSTYDGFGLAWAISEHIVKEIGCFAMFATHFHELTALADQYPQVKNMHVTAHISGTNGDVNAKREVTLLYKVEPGICDQSFGIHVAELVRFPDKVVRMAKRKADELEDFTTKHEDLGVSYSTEDVEQGSAMLKKVLVEWKEAVQNGELSKEEQVAKLKELVAADESLLANPFFQSVKAL, encoded by the exons ATGGCTTCAAGACCCGAATTGAAG CTCGATGACGAGGGCGGCTTCATCCGCTTCTTCAAATCGCTACCAGATATCGGCGCCGATGCCGTGCGAATATTCGACAGAGGTGACTGGTACACAGCCCACGGCGAAGATGCCATGTTCATTGCCAAAACA GTCTACAAAACAACGTCTGTTGTCAGGCAGCTCGGCAAAAATGACCACACAGGTCTCCCCTCCGTCACAATGACCATGACGGTCTTCCGACAATTCCTCCGCGAGGCGCTCTTCAAGCTGGGCAAGCGGGTCGAAATCTGGCAGAGCGCCAGCGGTCGGATGAACTGGAAGTGCATCAAGCAGGCGTCCCCTGGAAACCTCCAAGACGTCGAAGACGAGCTGGGCGGCCAAATCGATTCGGCGCCCATGATCATGGCCGTCAAGATATCCGCAAAGGCTTCCGAGGCGCGTGCTGTCGGTGTCTGCTTCGCCGACGCGAGCGTGCGAGAGCTTGGTGTCAGCGAGTTCCTCGACAACGACCTGTACTCCAACTTTGAGGCTCTCCTTATTCAGCTTGGCGTCCGAGAGTGCCTCATCCAATACgacaaaaatgaaaaagagagagagagggatcCCGAATTGGCAAAGTTGAGGCAAGTCATCAACAACTGCGGTGTTGCTCTGGCCGAGCGTCCCGCAGGCGACTTTGGCATCAAGGATATCGAACAAGATTTGGCTCGCCTCCTAAAGGATGAAAAATCAGTTGCTATGCTGCCACAGACAGACCTTAAGTTGGCCATGGGCTCTGCGGCATGCCTGATTAAATACATTGGCGCTCTGCAGGATCCCTCCAACTTTGGCCAATATCAGCTGTACCAGCACGATTTGGCCCAATACATGAAGCTGGACGCTGCGGCTCTAAAGGCCCTCAACCTCATGCCTGGTCTGCGAGACGGATCAAAGACAATGAGCATCTACGGCGTGCTCAATCACTGCAAGACTCCTGTAGGCAGTCGCCTCTTGGCACAGTGGCTAAAGCAGCCGCTGATGAGCAAAAGTGAAATCGAGAAGCGACAGCAGCTTGTCGAGGCTTTCTTTACTGATACTGAGCTCCGTCAGACTATGCAGGAAGAGCATTTACGCTCTGTTCCTGACCTCTACCGCTTGTCGAAGAAATTCCAACGCGGCAAAGCTAATCTGGAGGATGTCGTCCGTGCCTACCAGGTCGTTATCCGCCTTCCTGGCTTCATCGGGACTCTCGAGGGAATCATGGATGAGGCTTACAAAGATCCTCTGGATGAAGCGTATACCAACAAGCTCCGAGAGCTGTCCGATAGTCTCGGCAAGCTTCAGGAGATGGTTGAACAAACTGTTGATCTCGACGCTCTAGACCGACATGAGTATATAATCAAGCCCGAATATGATCAAAGCCTGCGTGTTATCCGCAAGAAGCTCGATCGACTCGACCATGACATTAGGCAAGAATTCCAGAGCGCCGCACGCGACTTGGGTCAGGAGGCCGACAAGAAGATCTTCCTCGAAGCGAACCACAAGGTCCACGGCGTGTGCATGCGTCTGACCAGACAAGAAGCTGGCTGCATTCGTGGCAAGTCAAAATATCTTGAATGTTCCACTCAGAAGAACGGTGTCTACTTCACTACGAAGCAGCTACAAGCCTATCGTCGTGAATATGACCAGCTGTCTCAAAACTACAATCGCACTCAGAGCAGTTTGGTAAACGAGGTCGTCCAGGTAGCGTCCTCGTATTGCCCGGTCCTTGAGCGTCTCGCCAGCGTGCTTGCCCACCTAGATGTCATCGTATCGCTCTCTCACGCTGCCGTCCACGCTCCAGATGCCTACGTCCGACCCAAGATACATGCCCGCGGTGAGGGTCAGACTAAACTCTTGGGTGCTCGTCACCCCTGTATGGAACTCCAGGATGACGTGCAATTCATCACCAACGATGTTGAGCTCACCCGAGATAAGTcctcattcatcatcatcactggACCCAACATGGGCGGTAAATCTACCTACATCCGTCAAGCTGGCGTTATTGCCCTTATGGCCCAGGTTGGGTCCTTCGTCCCCTGTTCAGAGGCTGAGCTCACCATTTTCGACTCTATCCTCGCCCGAGTCGGCGCTTCTGATTCACAGCTCAAGGGTGTATCCACTTTCATGGCAGAAATGCTTGAGACTGCCAATATTCTCAAGTCAGCGACGGCAGAGtccctcatcatcatcgacgaGCTTGGACGTGGTACTTCGACATACGATGGTTTTGGCCTCGCTTGGGCCATCTCTGAGCACATTGTCAAGGAGATTGGCTGCTTTGCCATGTTTGCGACTCACTTCCACGAGCTTACTGCTCTGGCCGATCAGTACCCTCAGGTCAAGAACATGCACGTTACAGCACATATCAGCGGCACCAATGGCGATGTCAACGCCAAGCGTGAGGTCACGCTGCTGTACAAGGTTGAGCCGGGCATTTGTGATCAGAGTTTCGGCATCCACGTCGCCGAGCTGGTACGATTCCCAGATAAGGTTGTTCGCATGGCAAAACGCAAGGCGGACGAGCTGGAAGATTTTACTACCAAGCATGAAGACCTTGGCGTTAGCTACAGTACCGAGGATGTTGAACAAGGCAGTGCGATGTTGAAGAAGGTTCTCGTCGAATGGAAAGAGGCCGTGCAGAATGGAGAGTTgagcaaagaagagcaagtggCTAAGCTGAAGGAGTTGGTGGCGGCAGATGAGAGTCTCCTGGCCAACCCTTTCTTTCAATCGGTCAAGGCACTATAA